The Lactuca sativa cultivar Salinas chromosome 2, Lsat_Salinas_v11, whole genome shotgun sequence genome includes a window with the following:
- the LOC111894394 gene encoding uncharacterized protein LOC111894394: MEVLKVYEHEHPLTLVNLQVHYEEEVKEEEEDGDDDDDDDDDDEKEEEGGDTIIKDGFQGVTCGWCGEEINMYHKFYYKCMADSSCDFTLHKFCAELSTTLETTYHPHPLNMVKSYFNWSCRICTRQHKHGELFYYCDDECLFWIDVNCAVEVGKRIIHHPCHPHSLMCAISQPILCYCQACGKEHKGIFFLCATCTNFTIHSDCAFLPEKLLIQEKTDGAFHHTHPLTISYSFLFIDQRAKHYPRCRVCGRDFSQNHWIYKCDKCLYYAHLDCATSRTEPFMSIFLSRGLGRTNKNYEDVDYPHLLHLPFPDETYSLPKHLFFQQNDHKVNLKHTSHQHPLVLVDQTLTSNGQTNNSSRLLLKCHDPMKKTQLLCNGCLRPIMSSMPFYICANANDDEIQIQGVCNNFALHEWCTRLPPIIESHPAHPQHTLHLIYSNIPGCFFSVFHCKVCHLPCNGFAYCCVECEYYVDVTCGIIPKQITHEAHPNHLLSLVQVKGNMFTCHICLRYTCKHEFSFRCDTCDIYIHPNCALLLAETVRHKYDKHPMQLSYLPIENHKSEYFCEICEQELNPHESFYHCKDCVQSIHTACAPLILHCETHTSGYYWNSIHYFIKVKFGGIHNTHGHPHPLSFAQGILPDGTCKMCYSTLQYNMIFKCLECKFAIHYKCCEKY, translated from the exons ATGGAGGTACTTAAAGTATATGAACACGAGCATCCACTAACGCTCGTTAATTTGCAGGTACATTATGAAGAAGAagtaaaagaagaagaagaagatggtgatgatgatgatgatgatgatgatgatgatgaaaaagAAGAGGAGGGTGGTGATACAATTATAAAAGATGGGTTTCAAGGTGTCACATGTGGGTGGTGTGGTGAAGAAATCAACATGTACCACAAGTTCTACTACAAATGTATGGCAGATTCATCGTGTGATTTTACACTTCACAAATTTTGTGCTGAGTTGTCAACAACTTTGGAGACCACATATCACCCACATCCTCTTAACATGGTTAAGTCTTATTTTAATTGGTCATGTCGTATTTGTACAAGACAACACAAGCATGGTGAACTTTTTTACTATTGTGATGATGAATGTCTATTTTGGATTGATGTAAACTGTGCAGTGGAAGTAGGAAAAAGGATCATCCATCATCCGTGCCACCCACACTCACTAATGTGTGCCATCTCCCAACCCATTTTGTGCTACTGCCAAGCCTGTGGGAAGGAACACAAAGGGATCTTCTTTCTATGCGCCACTTGTACCAACTTCACCATACACAGTGATTGTGCTTTCTTACCAGAAAAATTGTTAATTCAAGAGAAAACAGATGGTGCTTTTCATCATACTCATCCTCTCACCATTTCATATTCCTTCCTCTTTATAGATCAACGAGCTAAACATTATCCTAGATGCAGAGTATGTGGTAGGGATTTTAGTCAGAATCATTGGATTTACAAATGCGATAAATGTCTCTACTATGCCCATCTGGATTGTGCAACATCAAGAACAGAGCCATTCATGTCCATCTTCTTGTCTCGTG GCCTTGGCAGAACCAACAAAAATTATGAAGATGTTGACTatcctcatcttcttcatctccCGTTCCCTGATGAAACATACAGCCTACCAAAACACTTGTTCTTCCAACAAAATGATCACAAGGTAAACTTAAAACACACGAGTCATCAACACCCTCTAGTTCTAGTGGATCAGACACTTACAAGCAATGGGCAAACCAACAATTCTTCTCGGTTGTTATTAAAGTGTCATGACCCAATGAAAAAGACCCAACTGCTATGCAATGGATGTCTCAGACCAATCATGTCCTCCATGCCTTTTTACATTTGTGCTAATGCTAATGATGATGAGATTCAGATTCAGGGGGTTTGCAACAACTTTGCTCTCCATGAGTGGTGCACTCGACTCCCCCCAATAATAGAAAGCCACCCGGCCCACCCACAACATACCCTCCATCTCATTTACTCAAACATCCCTGGTTGCTTTTTCAGTGTGTTTCATTGTAAGGTTTGTCATCTACCTTGCAACGGATTTGCTTATTGTTGTGTCGAATGTGAATATTATGTTGATGTTACATGTGGGATTATACCTAAACAAATCACACATGAAGCTCACCCCAATCACCTTCTTTCACTAGTTCAAGTAAAAGGAAATATGTTTACTTGTCATATCTGTCTCAGATACACTTGTAAGCATGAATTTTCATTCCGTTGCGACACGTGCGATATTTATATACATCCCAATTGTGCTTTGTTATTAGCCGAGACAGTCAGGCACAAGTATGACAAGCATCCAATGCAACTAAGTTACCTCCCGATTGAGAACCACAAGAGTGAATACTTTTGTGAAATATGTGAGCAGGAATTGAATCCTCATGAATCTTTCTATCATTGTAAAGATTGTGTTCAGTCCATACATACCGCTTGTGCTCCGTTAATACTTCATTGCGAGACACATACCAGTGGATATTATTGGAATAGCATCCATTATTTCATCAAGGTAAAGTTCGGAGGCATTCATAACACTCATGGTCACCCACACCCTCTCTCATTTGCTCAAGGTATTTTGCCGGATGGAACATGCAAAATGTGTTATTCCACATTGCAGTACAACATGATCTTTAAATGTCTTGAGTGTAAGTTTGCAATTCATTACAAATGCTGTGAGAAATACTAA